The following are encoded together in the Ralstonia insidiosa genome:
- a CDS encoding BMP family ABC transporter substrate-binding protein — translation MNVTRRITLAALAAGAALTLWGCGKSNDNAGGNAAAPAASSAPAATAPAPANEPLKVAFVYVGPVGDAGWTYAHDAARKEVEAKFGDKVKTSFVENVPESAADAERVFRDLATQGNKVIFGTSFGFMESMLKVAKEFPDVKFEHATGFKTADNLGQYDVRTYEGAYLAGVVAGKLSKSGKLGVVGSVPIPEVIRNIDSFTLGARSVNPKATTRVVWVNKWFDPGKEREAATTLIGQGVDVLMQNTDSAAVVQTAQEKGVYALGWDSDMTKFGEKAHLAASINKWGVYYNKVVEDVLNNQWKPETVWWGLKEGAIDLGAYNAVVPEDVKTLVETRKKGIIDGSAPIWKGPLKDNTGKEVLPADKVADDGFLHGIKFYVEGVEGKIPG, via the coding sequence ATGAACGTTACCCGCAGGATCACGCTGGCCGCCCTGGCCGCCGGCGCTGCCCTGACCCTCTGGGGTTGCGGCAAGTCCAATGACAACGCAGGCGGCAACGCTGCTGCGCCAGCCGCATCCTCGGCCCCCGCTGCTACCGCACCGGCACCGGCCAACGAGCCGTTGAAGGTTGCGTTCGTCTACGTTGGCCCCGTGGGCGACGCAGGCTGGACGTACGCGCACGACGCCGCCCGCAAGGAAGTCGAAGCCAAGTTCGGTGACAAGGTGAAAACCAGCTTCGTGGAAAACGTGCCCGAGAGCGCTGCTGATGCAGAACGCGTCTTCCGCGATCTGGCGACGCAAGGCAACAAGGTCATCTTCGGCACCAGCTTCGGCTTCATGGAATCGATGCTCAAGGTCGCCAAGGAATTCCCGGACGTGAAGTTCGAGCACGCCACGGGCTTCAAGACCGCCGACAACCTTGGCCAGTACGACGTGCGCACGTATGAAGGCGCTTACCTGGCGGGCGTGGTGGCCGGCAAGCTGAGCAAGTCGGGCAAGCTGGGCGTGGTGGGTTCGGTGCCCATCCCCGAAGTGATCCGCAATATCGACTCGTTCACGCTGGGCGCGCGCAGCGTCAACCCGAAGGCCACCACCCGCGTGGTATGGGTCAACAAGTGGTTCGATCCGGGCAAGGAGCGTGAAGCGGCCACCACCCTCATCGGCCAAGGCGTCGACGTGCTGATGCAGAACACCGACTCCGCTGCCGTGGTGCAGACCGCGCAGGAGAAAGGCGTGTATGCACTGGGCTGGGACAGCGACATGACCAAGTTTGGCGAGAAGGCCCACCTGGCCGCCTCGATCAACAAGTGGGGCGTGTACTACAACAAGGTCGTTGAAGACGTGCTCAACAACCAGTGGAAGCCGGAAACCGTGTGGTGGGGCCTGAAGGAAGGCGCGATCGACCTGGGCGCATATAACGCCGTAGTACCGGAAGACGTGAAGACGCTGGTCGAGACCCGCAAGAAGGGCATCATCGACGGCTCGGCCCCGATCTGGAAGGGCCCGCTCAAGGACAACACCGGCAAGGAAGTCCTGCCCGCCGACAAGGTCGCCGACGACGGCTTCCTGCACGGCATCAAGTTCTACGTGGAAGGCGTGGAAGGCAAGATCCCGGGCTAA
- a CDS encoding ABC transporter permease, whose product MESLAPLIAASINAGTPLLLAALGLLMNERSGVLNLGAEGMMLVAAVAGFMVGYQTQIPLLGFAAGAIAGMVMAVLFAWLALVLVTNQVATGLALSIFGTGLSAFMGQRFVGMSLPAQAHGIPGLESIPFVGPALFAHHWMVYFSFLLCGAIAWFLFKTRAGLTLRAIGESPESAHALGYPVRTIRFGALLFGGACCGLAGAYLSLVYTPMWVENMVAGRGWIALALTTFATWRPLRILFGALLFGGVTILQFYLQGMGVSVPSQILSMAPFAATIVVLAIISRNPDWIRLNMPASLGKPFRPGSA is encoded by the coding sequence ATGGAAAGTCTTGCTCCCCTGATCGCCGCGTCGATCAACGCCGGCACCCCGCTGCTGCTGGCCGCCCTCGGGCTCTTGATGAACGAACGCTCCGGCGTGCTCAACCTGGGCGCCGAGGGCATGATGCTGGTCGCTGCCGTAGCCGGCTTCATGGTGGGCTACCAGACGCAGATTCCGCTGCTGGGTTTTGCCGCGGGCGCGATTGCCGGCATGGTGATGGCCGTGCTGTTTGCCTGGCTCGCGCTGGTGCTCGTCACGAATCAGGTCGCCACGGGCCTTGCCTTGTCGATCTTCGGTACCGGGCTGTCGGCCTTCATGGGCCAGCGCTTTGTCGGTATGTCGCTGCCAGCGCAGGCGCATGGCATCCCAGGGCTGGAGTCGATCCCGTTCGTGGGCCCCGCCCTGTTCGCACACCACTGGATGGTCTACTTCAGCTTTCTGCTGTGCGGCGCGATTGCGTGGTTCCTGTTCAAGACGCGCGCCGGCCTCACGCTGCGTGCGATTGGTGAGTCGCCGGAATCCGCCCATGCGCTGGGCTATCCGGTGCGCACCATCCGCTTTGGCGCGCTGCTGTTCGGTGGCGCGTGCTGCGGGCTGGCAGGCGCATATCTGTCGCTGGTCTATACGCCGATGTGGGTCGAGAACATGGTCGCCGGCCGTGGCTGGATCGCCCTGGCGCTGACCACCTTTGCCACCTGGCGCCCACTGCGCATCCTGTTCGGTGCGCTGCTATTCGGCGGCGTGACGATCCTGCAGTTCTACCTGCAGGGGATGGGCGTGTCGGTGCCGTCGCAGATTCTGTCGATGGCGCCGTTTGCTGCGACCATCGTCGTGCTGGCCATCATCTCGCGCAACCCGGACTGGATTCGCCTGAACATGCCCGCGTCCCTGGGTAAGCCGTTCCGACCAGGTTCTGCCTAA
- a CDS encoding ABC transporter permease: MADVMHGSRLALPISLELRAIPSRTMAYASPLIALVLTMVFGLLLFALLGKDPVAGLRVFLIEPLANKRAIGEVLLKTVPLVLCALGLSVCYRANVWNIGAEGQLIVGGIFAAATIIAFDTPTPSIPGAFALVLAVIAGLVGGALWAAITALLRDRFHANEILVSLMLTYIAQLLLLYMVNGPLKDPNGMNFPQSIVFDSAFVLPTLVAGTRLHIGFLFMLVMTAAMTLFVFRSFAGYRLQVGGLAPQAARYAGFSSRKALWTALLISGGLAGIAGAFEVTGPIGQLLPSISPGYGFAAIVVAFVGRLNPVGTVLGAVVMSLFYIGGELAQSRLGLPSAITGVFQGMLLFFLLACDTLIEYRLRWRAHH, translated from the coding sequence ATGGCTGATGTCATGCATGGCAGCCGCCTGGCGCTGCCCATCTCCCTGGAGCTGCGCGCAATTCCGTCGCGCACCATGGCCTATGCCTCGCCGCTGATCGCGCTCGTCCTGACGATGGTGTTTGGCCTGCTGCTGTTTGCGCTGCTGGGCAAGGACCCAGTGGCCGGCCTGCGCGTGTTCCTGATCGAGCCACTGGCCAACAAGCGTGCGATTGGCGAGGTGCTGCTCAAAACCGTGCCGCTGGTGTTGTGCGCACTGGGGTTGTCGGTGTGCTATCGCGCCAACGTGTGGAACATCGGTGCAGAGGGGCAGCTCATCGTTGGCGGCATCTTTGCGGCGGCCACGATCATCGCTTTCGATACGCCGACGCCATCCATCCCGGGCGCCTTCGCGCTGGTGCTCGCCGTCATTGCAGGCCTGGTCGGCGGCGCGTTGTGGGCAGCAATCACGGCGCTGTTGCGCGATCGCTTTCATGCCAACGAGATTCTCGTCTCGCTGATGCTCACGTACATCGCGCAGTTGTTATTGCTGTACATGGTCAACGGGCCGCTCAAGGACCCGAACGGCATGAACTTCCCGCAGTCGATCGTGTTCGACAGCGCGTTCGTGCTGCCCACGCTGGTGGCCGGCACGCGCCTGCACATCGGCTTCCTGTTCATGCTGGTGATGACCGCGGCGATGACGCTGTTCGTGTTCCGCAGCTTTGCGGGTTATCGCCTGCAGGTGGGCGGGCTGGCACCGCAGGCAGCGCGCTACGCGGGCTTCTCGTCGCGTAAAGCGCTGTGGACCGCGCTGCTGATCTCGGGTGGGCTGGCAGGCATTGCGGGTGCATTCGAGGTGACGGGGCCGATCGGGCAACTGCTGCCGTCCATCTCCCCCGGCTATGGCTTTGCCGCCATCGTGGTGGCCTTTGTCGGCCGCCTGAATCCGGTGGGTACCGTGCTGGGCGCGGTCGTGATGTCGCTGTTCTATATCGGTGGCGAACTCGCGCAATCGCGCCTGGGCTTGCCGTCGGCCATTACCGGGGTGTTCCAGGGCATGCTGCTGTTCTTCCTGCTGGCCTGCGACACACTCATCGAATACCGCCTGCGCTGGCGCGCGCACCACTGA
- a CDS encoding ABC transporter ATP-binding protein, which produces MTKRYPSVVANDGVSLTVAPGEIHAVLGENGAGKSTLMKIIFGAVQPDAGEMLLDGQPVTIANPHQARALGIAMVFQHFSLFDTLTVAENILLGLPAGTDLRDVAEQVRTTGDKYGLPLEPHRHVHTLSVGERQRVEIVRALLTKPRLLILDEPTSVLTPQAVEKLFVTLRQLAAEGTSILYISHKLDEIQALCHTATVMRMGKVTGVCDPRQETAASLSRMMIGGEPPRELRPQTTPGEVRMEVAGLSLPKAHAFATELRDIALQLRSGEIVGIAGVSGNGQQELLAALSGEDTRAAAQTISIGNEPVAKLDPRARRKRGLSFVPEERLGRGAVPSLSLAANTLLTHQRAPQVRGGLIDKKAAAKLATSIISRFGVKAGGPDALAKSLSGGNLQKFIVGREIECAPRVLIVAQPTWGVDVGAAAQIHNEILALKAGGCAILIVSEELDELFALCDRLHVIANGRLSPSTPTHATDREQIGLWMSGMWDKAPASAAATSEVAHG; this is translated from the coding sequence ATGACCAAACGCTACCCGAGCGTGGTCGCCAACGACGGCGTGAGCCTCACCGTCGCGCCGGGCGAGATCCACGCCGTGCTGGGCGAAAACGGCGCCGGCAAGTCGACGCTGATGAAGATCATCTTCGGCGCGGTGCAGCCCGACGCCGGCGAGATGCTGCTCGACGGCCAGCCCGTCACCATCGCCAACCCGCACCAGGCGCGCGCGCTGGGCATCGCCATGGTGTTCCAGCACTTCTCGCTGTTCGACACGTTGACGGTGGCCGAGAACATTCTGCTCGGCCTGCCCGCAGGCACGGACTTGCGCGACGTGGCCGAACAGGTGCGCACCACCGGCGACAAGTACGGCCTGCCGCTGGAGCCGCATCGCCATGTGCACACGCTGTCCGTGGGCGAGCGCCAGCGCGTGGAAATCGTACGTGCGCTGCTCACCAAGCCGCGTCTGCTGATCCTCGACGAGCCGACCTCGGTGCTGACGCCGCAGGCCGTCGAGAAGCTCTTCGTGACGCTGCGCCAGCTCGCAGCCGAGGGCACCAGCATCCTCTACATCAGCCACAAGCTCGACGAGATCCAGGCCCTGTGCCACACCGCCACGGTGATGCGCATGGGCAAGGTCACGGGCGTATGCGACCCGCGGCAGGAAACGGCGGCATCGCTGTCACGCATGATGATCGGCGGCGAGCCCCCGCGCGAATTGCGTCCGCAGACCACGCCCGGCGAGGTCCGCATGGAGGTCGCCGGCCTGTCCCTGCCCAAAGCACATGCCTTTGCGACGGAACTGCGCGACATCGCCCTGCAATTGCGCAGCGGCGAAATCGTCGGCATCGCGGGCGTGTCGGGCAACGGGCAGCAGGAATTGCTGGCCGCGCTGTCCGGCGAAGACACGCGCGCTGCCGCGCAGACCATCAGCATCGGCAACGAGCCGGTCGCCAAGCTGGACCCACGTGCGCGTCGCAAGCGCGGGCTGTCGTTCGTGCCGGAAGAACGCCTGGGGCGCGGCGCGGTGCCATCGCTGTCGCTAGCGGCCAATACGCTGCTGACACATCAGCGTGCACCGCAGGTACGCGGCGGGCTGATCGACAAAAAGGCTGCTGCCAAGCTGGCCACCAGCATCATCAGCCGCTTCGGCGTGAAAGCCGGCGGCCCGGACGCACTGGCCAAGAGCCTGTCGGGCGGCAACCTCCAGAAATTCATCGTCGGCCGCGAAATCGAATGCGCGCCGCGCGTGCTCATCGTCGCGCAACCCACCTGGGGCGTCGACGTGGGCGCGGCGGCACAGATCCACAACGAAATCCTCGCGCTCAAGGCCGGGGGCTGCGCCATCCTGATCGTGTCGGAAGAACTCGACGAACTCTTTGCGCTGTGCGATCGCCTGCACGTGATCGCCAACGGGCGCCTCTCGCCCTCCACCCCCACGCACGCCACCGACCGCGAACAGATCGGCCTTTGGATGAGCGGCATGTGGGATAAGGCCCCGGCTTCGGCGGCAGCAACCTCAGAGGTGGCCCATGGCTGA
- a CDS encoding multidrug effflux MFS transporter — protein sequence MTAPAPARSRLPGPIPGWLLLLGMLTAVGPLSVDMYLPSLPTIARDLNTSSAAAGITLTVFLISLAIGQLIYGPASDRFGRKPPLYIGLALYVAASIGCAFAKDATMLAVLRGVQGFGGCAGMVIARAAVRDRMDPAGAAQAYSTLMLVMGVAPILAPMIGGAVLQVGSWRIIFTLLTAFGVLALVAVHYLMRETLAPEKARKLAVSHVLRDYWELLRDHHYAAYMWCGAVFLSGMFAYITVSSFVLIDGYGLSPSHYAWVFGSNAAGMIAASRLNVRLVRKYSPARVLRRALWIPVVTSVLATAAAAAGFTPLPLVLVALFCYIASIGCISPNTGALAMAGQGARAGTGSALMGAMQFGLGMVTGTVVAAIGQSALPLLGMMAVCAVVALILGLRATREEPGA from the coding sequence ATGACTGCTCCCGCTCCCGCACGATCCCGCCTGCCTGGTCCCATTCCCGGCTGGCTTTTGCTGCTTGGCATGCTCACCGCCGTCGGCCCGCTGTCGGTCGACATGTATCTGCCGAGCCTGCCGACCATTGCGCGCGACTTGAATACCTCGTCGGCGGCGGCGGGCATCACGCTGACCGTCTTCCTGATCAGCCTGGCGATTGGCCAACTGATCTACGGCCCGGCCAGTGACCGCTTTGGCCGCAAACCGCCGCTCTATATCGGTTTGGCGCTGTATGTGGCGGCTTCCATTGGCTGCGCGTTTGCCAAGGACGCCACCATGCTGGCCGTGCTGCGTGGCGTGCAGGGCTTTGGCGGCTGCGCGGGCATGGTGATCGCGCGCGCGGCAGTGCGAGACCGCATGGACCCGGCCGGCGCCGCGCAAGCGTATTCCACGCTGATGCTGGTGATGGGCGTGGCGCCCATCCTCGCGCCGATGATCGGCGGGGCGGTGCTGCAGGTCGGTTCGTGGCGGATCATCTTTACGCTGCTGACGGCCTTCGGCGTGCTGGCGCTGGTGGCGGTGCACTACCTGATGCGTGAAACATTGGCCCCGGAAAAGGCGCGCAAGCTGGCGGTCAGCCACGTGCTGCGCGACTACTGGGAGCTGCTGCGCGACCACCACTACGCTGCCTATATGTGGTGCGGTGCCGTGTTCCTGTCGGGCATGTTTGCGTACATCACCGTGTCGTCGTTCGTGCTGATCGACGGGTATGGTCTGTCGCCGTCGCACTACGCTTGGGTGTTCGGCAGCAACGCAGCGGGGATGATCGCGGCCTCGCGTTTGAACGTGCGGCTGGTGCGCAAGTACTCGCCGGCGCGCGTGTTGCGCCGGGCGCTGTGGATTCCGGTCGTGACCAGCGTGCTGGCGACGGCGGCTGCAGCGGCCGGGTTCACACCACTGCCGCTCGTGCTGGTGGCGTTGTTTTGCTACATCGCCTCGATCGGCTGCATCTCGCCCAACACGGGCGCGTTGGCGATGGCGGGGCAGGGCGCGCGCGCGGGCACGGGTTCGGCGCTGATGGGCGCCATGCAGTTCGGCCTGGGCATGGTGACGGGTACGGTGGTCGCGGCCATCGGGCAGAGCGCGCTGCCACTGCTGGGCATGATGGCTGTCTGCGCTGTCGTGGCGCTCATCCTGGGCTTGCGCGCCACGCGCGAAGAACCCGGCGCCTGA
- the pxpB gene encoding 5-oxoprolinase subunit PxpB has protein sequence MQCTIHRLGELALLCEVPPPATLKCQQRIWAMASRASNWAGVVDVVPGMNNLTLVFGPLADARVLETLLREAWEDSEALVADGKLVDIEVAYGGDDGPDLRDVAKHTGLTPAEVVRRHTAPEYIVYFLGFQPGFAYMGGLDKSLATPRRAEPRMAVPAGSVGIGGEQTGIYPAASPGGWQLLGRTDAALFLPQRDPPTLLAPGDRIRFVASKVRA, from the coding sequence TTGCAGTGCACGATTCACCGGCTGGGCGAACTGGCGCTGTTGTGCGAAGTGCCGCCGCCGGCGACCTTGAAGTGCCAGCAGCGCATCTGGGCCATGGCCTCGCGCGCGTCCAACTGGGCTGGCGTGGTAGACGTGGTCCCCGGCATGAACAACCTCACGCTCGTGTTTGGCCCGCTGGCAGATGCGCGCGTGCTCGAAACCTTGCTGCGCGAAGCGTGGGAAGACAGCGAGGCACTGGTGGCCGACGGCAAGCTGGTCGACATCGAAGTCGCCTATGGCGGTGACGATGGCCCCGACCTGCGTGACGTCGCCAAGCACACCGGCCTGACCCCGGCCGAAGTCGTGCGTCGCCACACCGCTCCCGAATACATCGTCTACTTTCTCGGTTTCCAGCCGGGCTTTGCCTATATGGGTGGCCTGGACAAATCGCTCGCCACGCCGCGCCGCGCGGAGCCACGCATGGCCGTGCCTGCCGGCTCGGTCGGCATTGGCGGCGAGCAGACGGGCATCTACCCAGCCGCGTCCCCCGGCGGCTGGCAATTGCTCGGCCGCACGGATGCGGCGCTCTTTCTGCCGCAGCGTGATCCCCCCACGCTGTTGGCCCCCGGAGACCGCATCCGCTTCGTTGCCTCGAAGGTGCGCGCATGA
- a CDS encoding biotin-dependent carboxyltransferase family protein, whose amino-acid sequence MIEIVRAGVLASVQDLGRTGYRRFGVCTSGALDPLSLYVGNRLVGNRSDAAGIEFTLGNATLRFQANGLIALTGADCRATLDGTPVHAWRAIPVRRGQTLTLRVAQGGVRAYLCVAGGIDVPEMMGSRSTDLKAGFGGYEGRPLKDGDKLPVLPADTSHAPDISKDAVAVKAARWTFDRAQDGTPVMRVLPGPEYDDFLADAQAAFWESDWTLTPNSNRMGFRLQGPELARKKQQSGDLLSHGVVPGVIQVPPSGQPIVLMADAQTTGGYPKIGTVILADQWRLAQIPLGHRIRFERVTLEEAEAARAEVTRYLQQIETALDWQRQGILSTARRTAKTRLNA is encoded by the coding sequence ATGATCGAGATCGTGAGGGCGGGTGTGCTCGCGTCTGTGCAGGATCTGGGCCGCACTGGTTACCGCCGCTTTGGCGTGTGCACGTCGGGTGCGCTCGATCCGCTGTCGCTGTACGTGGGCAACCGCCTGGTCGGCAACCGTAGTGATGCGGCGGGCATCGAGTTCACGCTGGGCAACGCCACGCTGCGCTTCCAGGCCAATGGCCTGATCGCGCTCACCGGTGCCGATTGCCGCGCCACGCTCGATGGCACGCCGGTGCACGCCTGGCGCGCCATCCCCGTGCGGCGCGGCCAGACGTTGACCTTGCGTGTGGCGCAGGGCGGCGTGCGTGCGTATCTGTGCGTGGCCGGCGGTATCGACGTGCCGGAGATGATGGGCTCGCGCAGCACCGACCTAAAGGCCGGCTTTGGCGGCTATGAAGGGCGCCCGCTTAAAGACGGCGACAAGCTGCCCGTGTTGCCTGCGGATACATCGCATGCACCCGACATCAGCAAGGACGCCGTCGCCGTGAAGGCCGCGCGCTGGACGTTTGACCGCGCGCAAGATGGCACGCCAGTGATGCGCGTGCTGCCTGGCCCGGAATACGATGACTTTCTCGCTGATGCACAAGCCGCATTCTGGGAATCGGACTGGACGCTGACCCCCAACAGCAACCGCATGGGCTTCCGCCTGCAAGGGCCAGAGCTTGCGCGCAAGAAGCAGCAGAGCGGCGATCTGCTCTCGCACGGCGTGGTGCCAGGCGTGATCCAGGTGCCGCCGTCGGGCCAGCCGATTGTGCTGATGGCCGATGCGCAAACGACCGGCGGCTATCCCAAGATCGGCACCGTGATCCTGGCTGATCAATGGCGCCTGGCACAGATTCCGCTCGGGCACCGCATCCGCTTCGAGCGCGTGACGCTGGAAGAAGCCGAAGCCGCGCGCGCCGAGGTGACGCGCTATCTGCAGCAAATCGAAACCGCGCTGGATTGGCAGCGCCAGGGCATTCTGTCGACCGCGCGGCGTACTGCCAAAACACGACTGAACGCCTGA
- the pxpA gene encoding 5-oxoprolinase subunit PxpA, with protein MTTIDLNADLGEGCDNDEALLALVSSANIACGWHAGDVNTMRQTTAWALREGVSIGAHPSFPDRENFGRTEMHLPPEEIYAGVLFQIGGLSAIVRAQGGKLAHVKAHGALYNQASRDRPLAAAIVRAVRDFDPSLVVFGLAGGELVKAARELGLQAKEEVFADRGYNADGSLVKRGTPGALIDDEAAALDQTLTMVREQRVKAIDGTWVPIHAQTVCLHGDGAHALAFARRIRERLGSEGITVGAGA; from the coding sequence ATGACCACGATTGATCTGAACGCTGACCTCGGCGAGGGCTGCGATAACGACGAGGCGCTGCTTGCGCTGGTGAGTTCCGCCAACATCGCCTGTGGCTGGCACGCTGGTGACGTCAATACGATGCGCCAGACCACGGCCTGGGCGCTGCGCGAAGGCGTGTCGATTGGCGCCCATCCGAGCTTTCCGGACCGCGAGAACTTCGGCCGCACCGAGATGCACCTGCCGCCAGAGGAGATCTACGCCGGCGTGCTGTTCCAGATCGGCGGCCTGTCGGCCATCGTGCGTGCGCAGGGCGGCAAGCTGGCCCACGTGAAGGCGCATGGCGCGCTGTACAACCAGGCATCGCGCGATCGCCCGTTGGCTGCGGCCATCGTGCGCGCGGTGCGTGATTTCGATCCGTCGCTGGTGGTGTTCGGGCTGGCCGGCGGTGAACTGGTCAAGGCCGCGCGCGAGCTTGGCTTGCAGGCCAAGGAAGAGGTGTTTGCCGATCGCGGTTACAACGCCGACGGCTCGCTCGTCAAACGTGGCACGCCCGGCGCGCTGATCGACGACGAAGCCGCCGCACTCGACCAGACGCTGACCATGGTGCGCGAGCAGCGCGTGAAGGCGATTGATGGCACGTGGGTTCCGATCCACGCGCAAACTGTTTGTTTGCACGGCGACGGCGCACATGCGCTGGCGTTCGCGCGACGCATTCGGGAACGGCTGGGCAGTGAAGGGATCACTGTCGGCGCCGGCGCCTGA